The window ATACTATAGTAAGACTTGATAATCTGATTAAAAACGATATCGCTCGCTTACATATGCTGTTCTTATTTAAGATAATAGTGGATTTTTAACTCAGAAGTTTAtgcaatttattttaaataataaatcccTAACATCTTAAAATGGTTAACCATATCATAAACAGATAGTCTATTTTCCTAAACTAACAATAACAGACAGaacaaacaaacatgatatattTAAATGCTCTTCTATAAAATGTATGACAACGATAAGTATTACACGAACCAAGACTTTATACAACTAATTTTTACTGATTTGTTGAAATGAAATAGAAAACATCACGATTATCACAGACAGACAATTTAATGAACTAATCAACTAAAGAAGGTAATCAGTAGGACTCATTCGTTCTAACCGAGTGTTTGTTCACATAGGCgcataagaaatgtacacaagCTTTTATCGCCTAATGCTAAGGTAGGTACTTTTCAAACAGGGAAAGCACACCGCATTGTATCAATATTTTCGTATAGCTAACCAATCTTACGGTTAAGTTTAAGCATCTATATCAAAGTTATATGATACCAAATTACTTTAATGAGTAGCGGATCACTTAGAAACactatatttgtttgtttgtttttgaaaagCAAAAAATGATGGTCATCTGTACAGGTGCGACTAATTTTTAACCATATCATATAGTTTAACTTATAATTGTTTTGTTTGAGACCGACGGTCAGTTACTTTACATGTTGGTCTGGTCATAACTACCTTTCCAacctattcttaagttattgaACAAAGAGAACCCAAGTAAGATGTCTTAGTCAACTTAGCCAATGGAGATCTATATCAGACTGTCGAAGGGCAAATATCAAGGCAATGAAAAAAACTAAGTGTGAATAAgtaatatttgataaaaattataatcaatgttaattAGCCGATATTAAATATATTCTAACTAGCGGGTATTTATTAAACATCCCTCAAACGAACAGATTATTGATTGAACTGTTAGTACAACAATTACctctgatttttttaaaaacatgcaTTGAAAACATAGACATACTTTTTTATTAGTGAACTGGATTATGAGTGCCGTAACACTTCTACAGGTACGTGCAAGTCGTACAGCGAATAGATGGGTTTCCCTTCAGAGTTTATTTTTACTGAAAACATAATACATATTTTACAATTAAAGTTTCCTAGTCATCATGTACTCTTATTgagttaaatttattaatatagAACTATAATCAACACATGAAACACAAAATGTTAACCAATAATGTTCATCAACATCGTATACAGAGAACATGATGCGTATATCGGTTGAAACTGCCACACTACATTAACAGGGTGAGGTAAAATTTCGGAGTAGCAGTCCCAGTATTAGTAGAAGAAAAGACTCGATATGGAAAAACGAAATGTGAGATCCCGAAACTGAAGGTCTAGAGTAAGACTGGGAGTAAATGCAATTCCACCGTTGCGAGCGATactgttatgaacggggaattaagaagcccagacaattacgaaagctattttcttgggacgttattgcatttcattcaaaccctgtaaaacacttatatttatttttgtccctaccttattctacataacaactggcgacggagaattttttttgCTTTcctattgattgatccagtacaaaatgcctgtatcATTGGATGACCtgaaaactattcttcaaatgcagcaagcacaaaatgatgcaaatcaaatgaagcttttggatgcattggcacaaatgttctcattacagtcgtcctcagcttgtcaatcagataagcatgaaagcatcataaattctatttctgaattccagtatgatcctgaagctaatgtcattttcagttcgtggtttcaccgttgtgaagatattttccgcgttgaatgctcgcatcttgatgacgcagcaaaagtccgcttactcttaagaagactgggaacacaggaatataataaatatgtgaattttatcttaccgcaaaatccacgtgatgtatcattcaaagatacagtccagattttatctgatattttcgatgaacagtcctcattatttaatactcgctataaatgtttccaaataacaaaatctccagaggacgattatctcacgtatgctgGGAAAGTAAATCGAGaatgcgaacgcttcaaaataaacgaaatcacagcagaccaatttaaatgcttgattttcatatgtggtctaaagaatgaagaagatgcagatgtccgtaccaggatgttggcacgcattgaacaagaaccaaatatgacattacaaatggtcacaaccgaatgtcagcggttacttaatctcaagcatgacactgtgatggtgcaacagaaggttaaaccttccggttctgattcaattaatgcgcttcgatccataaaatcatcgaaacaaaactgtacaagcatgaaacaacctgccaatcccccatcaccatgctggttctgcggagcatggcattttgcaaaattctgtccatttaagaatcataaatgccgcaaatgtcatcgcattggccacaaagaagggcattgttcgttaaataaacgcaagactaaacatcgtagtggaAATTCAAAGCATCGATCAAATagtcaaattaaaaccacgtttgcaaccttcaaagttggatttaaaagtaggcggaattttgtaaatttattagtaaatgaaaaacttatacgacttcagttggacactgcttctgatgtcacgttgatttcaaagaacacatggcacaagttaggatgcccacgcatccgaccgacggaacatgtcgcccgaaatgcttcaggagacatagtaaagttgacaggagaggttctatgcaatgttcaactcaTGGGAAgaaaatttacagatgtttgttatctaacaaatcgacacgatttagatctattgggattagattggattgcacatgttgatactttgaataaattattagatgaggtatgttctcaaaatgtttcctacgagtctatccaaatccctaatgatatttctaaatcaaatgcctccgacgaatcatcctctctggatattaacgaattaaatgcttctgatgaaacatgttcttatgatctttctgaatcaaacaattcaaatgttatgtgttctcaccatgtcaaatctaataccgccgacttattaccttctcataaaatttccaaatcgaagacttcagacaaagtatgcgctggtgaaacttcggagtctcatgtacttctttcaaatgttatgtctacatctccagaagaaccttggtcgcgtatacatgttgattttgctggcccattccagggtacatacttcctcgtttgtgttgatgcttattcaaaatggccggagatttttcctatgaatcaaatcacttcgaaacagactatcatgaagctacggcagttattctcccgttctggagttccagatgttctcgtgacagataacggcactcagtttatttcttccatcttctcagatttctgaaagaggtttggagtcaaacatatccgttcacctccgtatcatccacaatcgaatggtcaggccgaaaggtttgtagataccttcaaaagagcgctactgaaggcaaaaggggagggaaagatagaggagattcttgatgactttctcttggtctatagaacaactccaaacccgtcaacaccaaatcaaatgtccccagcagaaattatgtttggtagaaaagtaagaactgctctcgatgccataaaaccacagcaaatagacatcggaaaaagaaacagaaagatggaaaaccaatttgatcgccatcatggggcgaaacgcagaatttttcaaaaaaaatcaaaaagtatacgtccgtgatttccgatattcacctccacaatggaccagtggacgcatacttaagagacaaggaaacgtaatgtatgtggtggaagttgaaggacagaagtggacacgccatgtcaaccacatactggaaaatgctggcacttcacagaaaaccgagaaattagactcaatgtggagaatcattctggacagtttcgacataaaatgctcagcaactcagaagactgcgcaacatgaacaaagtcctattaggaaagcatcacggaaacgcagaagaccagatattctacaggcagacccaaagaggagaacatacgtttccgaaggaagatatcaatgatgatatctcagcacttacctgtatatagtaactaaccatactttttttctattttttaagggggaaggtgttatgaacggggaattaagaagcccagacaattacgaaagctgttttcttgggacgttattgcatttcattcaaaccctgtaaaacacttatatttatttttgtctctatcttattctacataacacgagctttcgttctatgtatcattcactagcatacccttttttgttccaaaaatattgtaatttaaacataatattttgcactatattttctaccctaattccctgtttcgggcataactgtatttttccaaattatcgaaCGTCGTAGTCaagatatttacttatttattcatgtacatttttgtactaatccgaattcagaaAATCCAGAgttcagtgttccaactgtcttgtcttcttttcACTcgtgtgcttgccaaccaatcaggatttagaatagttctctctaccccatcccgaactcacgcgtattagactcaaggttaagccactcagcctaacgcgtcaaggtcatagtttagtctagacagatcaaggtgaagtcataacaagtatcacggggtaaaagcgattcaaggtcataacagataCTCTGTCATGTTACCCAAAATCTGCATCCATTAGTTACGATAATTTCGCGGACACCTATTAGTATGGCTTAGTCCAATTGTTAATAACTTCACAGACTGGTGACACCTCTGAGTTTGGCCACACCTATTTTTGTCCCAGTCTACTCATACACTAGTCATCATCATCAAGCATCAAGATAAGCGGTGTTCAGGGATACGTGAAACATGACCCAACTACCTTGGTTAATAAAGATTCACTGCcccatcaatcgatttgccttTACATGCGAATACCACATATTCTTAACGGATGCGTTTTGCAACCATAAAGTACAACCGAGTGAACTGCTGTGTGGTATAATCGTCTTTTGGTTGAAAGACTGGAATCTCACATCACAAGTGACTAACAACGGCTCAACATCAAGAAAATTAGTTACACATATACTGATGGTCCAATAATTTTGTAAGTCCACGTAAAATGCATGCTATTAACACCTCCTTTAAGCAGTCAGTCATGATCAACGTGAAACCTGGCAAAAGTGTGCAGTAGTTTCAGTTGTCACACTACATAACAGCGACATAAAATTACCAAGACAAATAAACAGCTGTAGTAGTAGTGTCGGTGGTATTAGATAGATTAAATTAGATGGATAATATGATTCGAAAAGAAATGAGTTATTGGTATGAAAAGTTAAAAGTATTTTTGGAACTCAAGACCTAAAGTAAGATAAAGAGTAAATCCATATGTACTCAAAAGTATCTCGTTTAGTACAACTGAACTTTTTAAGAAATTTCCAATGAGATATCTGTACTCGAAAACCAACCAGTTCGCGTTATTTTACATTTACTCATTAAAACCATATGATCAATCTGAGGATTTCCGaatacaatcacaaataaatatGTAGAAAAGTGACAGAATTTTTTACTCACAATATATTCATTGTTTCAACAAATCATTGAATTGCCACATAGGAAAAACAGGGATAACTGCAGTATATACACAAAAAAGCTTCAAAATAAATCACAAAGACGGTAAGTAGGCAATATAACTTCGAGTTATCTTTGTTACAGTTCTATATAAATCCAAACTCACACCATCCATAAAGGTAAATGAAAACGCTGTAAGGTGATAATGTTTTTTATCATCTGATATACTTAACTCCCCAATAAATTGTATCAAGCGTTCATTAGCTGTCTGACTTGAAAAACATTGTTTCTGGTTTTCAGTTAGATATTTTACATTGACGATAACGCAAGGAATAGCACCACCTTGAAATGGGGACAACAATTCAACCAGATTGCTATCAGCTTTGAATGCAGAAAATCTACATGccatatatgaaataaataaaggaTTTGTAAAAAAGTGGCAAAATGAGAAATCAAGCTTTCATTCAAAAGTTCAACGTACCTACAATCTAAACAGACTTCTAAATAGAAGGCAAATATtaacttttaaataattatgaCACTGAGCTACGAAACACAAACTCCTGTCCGCACATTCAGCAATCAAGCAATTCGACAGTGTTAAAGATATGCTACAGTGTGATAATAATCTACCAAATCTAGGCGAAAAATTCGACTGACTTACCAGGATAAGGGATTTACACATATAACCTATATATTTCCTTAGAGCACTAGATAGGGAACATGTTGAAATAACTAGCCTATGGTTGGAGAAGTTTTAGTTAGCTGGAAACATGTTGATAGACGAGAACAAGTCAGTATAGATGAAAATTATTAACACTTTAATCCGTAGATATTGACTGTAATCTTGACACAGGCTGCTTGATATATTTAGTTGGAAAGTTTGAATGCTTAACTTTGGTTACTAGGAATAACTGGTTCAGGAGTAGAATCTTCATAAGTAATAGGCCATATATAATCATAAAAGTACTTAAGACggttatttttgtaattttttatttatgctTCACTCAACCTAGACTCAACATGTATGCAAGCACAATACATAATTAAACCAATAAACTAGTACACATACCTGCCCAGTAGACGAATATTTAGAGTTTTGTTGCTGGTAATTATGGAGCGAAAAACCTTTTCTTTGGTGTATAGTTCATCAAAAAGGACATAGGCTGCGGGACCAACCTGATGATTTAAGTAGAAAAATCAAATATAGAAGTATTGGTCAAGCACGCATATCCTACACAGAACCTGATAAATGTGTCGCTTCAAGTTCCCATATCCCATTAGGACAGCAAGATCAAATTACCAAGACGaatcccagagtagtagaagCAATAACAATATTGGTAGCAGTAAGAAAGCTCAGGtgttaaaaaataaacagaaagGTATAAGATTTCAGGACATAAGAAATAAGGGTAAGTAAAGAGTAGAAATATCCAAAGTACAACCATTGAATATAAAGCTATCTAAAAATTATGCAATATTTGATCTTCTATTGGGACCTGATATGGTTTTGGAAATATTTGTCTTAGTAGTACTATTTATTGACACTCAAAAGTACAGTTAGGAGCAAACAAACTAAATGCCGGGTATAAAATACACAACGCTAAACAAATATGAAGTGCAAACTTCAAAGATTGACGACAAGGTTGGTAATAAACTTATTTGCTAAACCGAGATAATGAAATTGGAGTGtacagaaaaacaaaaaagCACTAGCCATTCTTTAACGTGAAGAAACGTCGAAAGAAACCAAACGGATTTTACACAAACGTGAGATGAAAACTCGTTTTCTTGGTGATAATACCACTAGACTGACACTGGTAGAAGCGAAAATGGGATTCCAGAAGGCCAACAGTGACACTACTTGCGCAACTAGATGTAGTAAATTTAACCATTAAATGTGGAAGAACTCAAGTAGCTGTACGTTATGGTAAAGGAGTACAATGTTTGATACATATTTTTAAGTCCTTGGAAGACCTCAAGAAATTTAAGAACAAATGCTTAAATGCACTGTACGAGTTAGAAAGAGAAGACTGACTCTAACGGAGCCAAAATAATGcggaatttttttatttatcaggATTAACAAACAAAGCACTGTCGAGCCCAAACGATCAGTAACGTGACACTGACAATAACGAATACTAAGCTATTTGGTGAATTATTCTGTTTTTGTCATGTCTATCAATCACATATTCATGATCATTTTTTCGCATTAGCATTTCACGGTTAATTACTTCATATAACTTACCTGTTTTTGTGTGAATGCACATTCTTATACTTCTCGTTAGTAACTTGTAGCCCACCGAGTGGTTAATAAGTACTTATGGTCTTAAAATTTGACACATGAACGTTGGTGTGAAATGTAAGTCTTACAATTGGACTAATTACCAGACTTAAGTCTCGTCTACACAAAACCCGAGGACTTCGGAGTGTAATATTGATGTATCTGTATCATGAGTGTCATAGTGAAACCTTATATACTTTGCAATCGCGACTCAAAATACGACTAGTCAGTCGCATTACGTTACATTGTCAGTGAAATAAGCTACAAAGAAAAGCTGTCTATGGAGACTTCTAGTTTTGACAAAAAACATTGTCTCCTTAAAAGGGACATTTTACCGACAAAATATCTAGAAACTAATGTTCGGAAATGGCATATgccttttaaatatttaaataacctAAACATTTAATGAATTACATAAACTCAAAACTTACCGTGTCGTCCATTTTTATAACATTGACAGCGAGCAATGCAACAAAAGTTCTGTGTAAATAAACGGAAAAGTAGTTAGATATTCTATTCGAGGGAAAAATACTAGGATACAAAGGTCCGAGAGAAAACTGAACGGCAAAATAATGACAGGTCTGTGGAGATAGGCATGACAAACTTATTTTGTGAGTGGtttttgatgttatttgtatttattctattAATTTTGGGCCAAACGAAACATTCTGTAATCAGTTTTGTGGTGGCCCTGATTCCGGGATGGGCGCAACCTAGAAGCTTAACATAAATAGCTCGTTTAGGATTTTTGTGCATGGTTCGATGAATGTACCGGAATATTACGAGAAATATGCAGAGAACCTTGTGAATAAGCAAAATAACGCCCTTTAAAGGTGTGTTACGACCTTCAGACTAGCCAAATAAACATTAGGAAAACAAAGTTAAGAAACTTTGAGTGAACCTCAGTGAAACCAGCAAAATAACAAATAACGTAGATCTTTAGGTTACTATGATGCTTGACCACACCTCATTAATGACCTTCGAGTGACCTTAAGGGGGTCTTGGGAATTTTCAACTATAGATTATGATCAAAATAGTGAGAAGAATCAGGATAAAAAGTGAAAGATTTTGATTAGGGTCAGGAAATAAGGTTAAGGTTTTCATCCAGATATAGCATCAGCAATAAATCCCAAATGCTGtgtgagtgaatgaatttcgtggaACAATTTATGGTTCTCTACCTTAAATTTTACTAGTTTATTCCTATTTAACGTAACTCCCTTGACCCTAAACATCCTAAATGGAACTCCACTAACTACAACAGGACTGAACCCTGTTGTGCCTTTACAAAATCTCTGTACCCCGTGATTTCTTTGCATGTCATTTCTTGACCTCACCTACATAGCATTTTCATAACCCGAAATTTGGCAGGTGATCTAGAAATAAACCATCGTTAGAATCTAACAAACCAGTAACAGCTTTCCATAAAATTGTGTGCGGTGGCAGTCGAGTCGTAATTTCATCTAAGAAATCGCGCAAAAGTTTGTTCTGATAGATTGAGATTATTTTTTCATGACCGTCACTATGATTTAGTTtgtggcggtaaataaatccccaaaataaatagctctgtaagttttcgacattggatgctggccatatgttttagtggactcatctagctgaaggcgctcggtcatgcatcctcaccaga of the Schistosoma haematobium chromosome 4, whole genome shotgun sequence genome contains:
- the TIMM17A_2 gene encoding Mitochondrial import inner membrane translocase subunit Tim17-A (EggNog:ENOG410VEBX~COG:U), whose translation is MDDTVGPAAYVLFDELYTKEKVFRSIITSNKTLNIRLLGRFSAFKADSNLVELLSPFQGGAIPCVIVNVKYLTENQKQCFSSQTANERLIQFIGELSISDDKKHYHLTAFSFTFMDGVSLDLYRTVTKITRSYIAYLPSL